A stretch of Corallococcus macrosporus DNA encodes these proteins:
- a CDS encoding Na+/H+ antiporter subunit E encodes MSLRSVAHVLSLALLYAVLVGSFHPVDLALGAALALGVMHLFPMAGLPPVLSSREHWRRVLHLPRFGWALAVLVVRSCFHVLTVIFGRAELANKAGVVEVPMGERTARGVQVSSWVMSLAPGTVLLELDWERRVMRMHALDASDPDKLLRQQDNFYQRYQRAVFP; translated from the coding sequence ATGAGCCTCCGCTCGGTCGCGCACGTGCTGTCCCTGGCGCTCCTGTACGCGGTGCTGGTGGGCAGCTTCCACCCGGTGGACCTGGCGCTGGGCGCGGCGCTGGCCCTGGGGGTGATGCACCTGTTCCCCATGGCGGGGCTGCCGCCGGTGCTGAGCTCCCGCGAGCACTGGCGCCGGGTGCTGCACCTGCCCCGCTTCGGCTGGGCCCTGGCCGTGCTGGTGGTGCGCAGCTGCTTCCACGTGCTCACGGTCATCTTCGGCCGCGCGGAGCTCGCGAACAAAGCGGGCGTGGTGGAGGTCCCCATGGGGGAGCGCACCGCGCGCGGCGTGCAGGTGTCCTCCTGGGTGATGTCCCTGGCCCCGGGCACGGTGCTGCTGGAGCTGGACTGGGAGCGGCGCGTGATGCGCATGCACGCCCTGGACGCGTCGGATCCGGACAAGCTGCTGCGGCAGCAGGACAACTTCTACCAGCGCTACCAGCGCGCGGTGTTCCCCTAG
- a CDS encoding monovalent cation/H+ antiporter complex subunit F gives MHETFFTLAIVWMVGLLGALVLLASRQRSVADMLMSVDTMGLVICAVLGLYGATRGEPGYLDAALVLALLSYVQTVAGARYLHHGRAFHDEEDGR, from the coding sequence ATGCACGAGACCTTCTTCACGCTGGCCATCGTGTGGATGGTGGGCCTGCTGGGCGCGCTGGTGCTGCTGGCCTCGCGGCAGCGCTCCGTCGCGGACATGCTCATGTCCGTGGACACGATGGGCCTGGTCATCTGCGCGGTGCTGGGCCTGTACGGCGCCACGCGCGGCGAGCCCGGCTACCTGGACGCGGCCCTGGTGCTGGCCCTGCTCTCCTACGTGCAGACGGTGGCCGGCGCCCGCTACCTGCACCACGGCCGCGCCTTCCACGACGAGGAGGACGGCCGATGA
- a CDS encoding cation:proton antiporter, with the protein MMATVLQWVGDGLVALGLLFITCAVIGIYRLPSVLTRVHAAGAVPFGAALVIVGATLATADGWLLLRGLLVAAFLMLTIPSSAHAIAWLAEGRPELAHDKARRGRGKQDRTPESPGR; encoded by the coding sequence ATGATGGCCACCGTCCTGCAATGGGTGGGGGACGGCCTGGTGGCGCTGGGGCTGCTCTTCATCACCTGCGCCGTCATCGGCATCTACCGCCTGCCCTCGGTGCTCACGCGCGTGCACGCCGCGGGCGCCGTGCCCTTCGGCGCGGCGCTGGTCATCGTGGGCGCCACGCTGGCGACGGCGGACGGCTGGCTCCTGCTGCGGGGGCTGCTCGTCGCCGCGTTCCTGATGCTCACCATCCCCAGCTCCGCGCACGCCATCGCCTGGCTGGCGGAGGGACGGCCGGAGCTGGCCCACGACAAGGCCCGGCGCGGGCGCGGGAAGCAGGACCGCACGCCCGAGTCTCCGGGCCGTTGA
- a CDS encoding proline dehydrogenase family protein, translating to MTTATDQLSRSALLFLSRQSNLKDVATRLKPFRELASRFIAGETLEEAVEAVKDLNARGLTASFDHLNEAVRAPQETRDEVRHYQRLLARIDQVGVKASVSLKLTQCGLLFDRNLALRNARAVVADAAARDSFVRVDMEESAVTQVTLDIVRDLHSEFGEPHVGAVLQSYLRRTEADVKTLCAERVRIRLCKGAYLEGPDVAFPDKKDVDANFVRCMRILLDSGVYHGIATHDERMIDATLEYAARQHLPRGAFEFQMLYGIRRDLQERLAKEGHPVQVYVPYGKHWYPYFMRRLAERPANLWFVMKNLMKG from the coding sequence ATGACCACGGCCACCGACCAGTTGTCCCGCTCCGCGCTGCTGTTCCTGTCGCGCCAGTCCAACCTCAAGGACGTGGCCACGCGGCTCAAACCCTTTCGCGAGCTGGCGTCGCGCTTCATCGCGGGGGAGACGCTGGAGGAGGCGGTGGAGGCGGTGAAGGACCTCAACGCCAGGGGACTGACGGCCAGCTTCGACCATCTCAACGAAGCGGTGCGCGCCCCACAGGAGACGCGCGACGAGGTGCGGCATTACCAGCGGCTGCTCGCGCGCATCGACCAGGTGGGCGTGAAGGCCAGTGTGTCGCTGAAGCTCACGCAGTGCGGCCTGCTGTTCGACCGGAACCTGGCGCTGCGGAACGCGCGAGCGGTGGTGGCGGACGCGGCGGCGCGGGACTCGTTCGTGCGCGTGGACATGGAGGAGAGCGCCGTCACGCAGGTGACCCTGGACATCGTGCGGGATTTGCACTCGGAGTTCGGGGAGCCGCACGTGGGCGCGGTGCTCCAGAGCTACCTGCGGCGCACGGAGGCGGACGTGAAGACCCTGTGCGCGGAGCGCGTGCGCATCCGGCTGTGCAAGGGGGCCTACCTGGAGGGTCCCGACGTGGCCTTCCCGGACAAGAAGGACGTGGACGCGAACTTCGTGCGCTGCATGCGCATCCTGTTGGACAGCGGCGTGTATCACGGCATCGCCACGCATGATGAGCGGATGATTGACGCCACGCTGGAGTACGCCGCGCGCCAGCATCTGCCCAGGGGCGCCTTCGAATTCCAGATGCTGTATGGCATCCGGCGCGACCTGCAGGAGCGGTTGGCGAAGGAAGGCCACCCGGTGCAAGTCTATGTCCCGTATGGGAAGCACTGGTATCCGTATTTCATGCGACGGCTGGCGGAGCGCCCGGCCAACCTGTGGTTCGTGATGAAGAACCTGATGAAGGGATAG
- a CDS encoding alpha/beta fold hydrolase: MLDAAASSAASTRTRVPPLVPDVEDIQQGYEQLECEERVIRGTPVRLFTFPHGNRDVSRTVVCLPGLGASGRSFAPMEPLAQAWNLLLWTPPLKTPATHTPLQWNLSVLNHPEAWLPERFALMGSSYGSLLSIAYALEHPERVKALVLVSPVASVRKVRRLALTLSTLVRAPRPLAYVFAPTVARVLGGRWLPPEGRAEIVREARRLSSLELMRRLRDILAADFLHRLRELRVPTLIIEGGRDLLVPPAAARDVAAHVPGARLEFLETASHLPYMSHPEAFNARVSDFLSRHPD; this comes from the coding sequence ATGCTTGACGCCGCCGCCAGCTCCGCCGCATCGACTCGCACCCGCGTCCCGCCGCTGGTGCCGGACGTGGAAGACATCCAGCAAGGGTATGAACAGCTGGAGTGCGAGGAGCGCGTCATCCGGGGCACGCCGGTGCGGCTGTTCACCTTTCCCCACGGCAACAGGGATGTCTCACGCACGGTGGTCTGTCTTCCGGGGCTGGGCGCCAGTGGCCGCTCCTTCGCGCCCATGGAGCCGCTGGCCCAGGCGTGGAACCTGCTCTTGTGGACGCCGCCGCTGAAGACGCCCGCGACGCACACGCCGCTGCAGTGGAACCTGTCGGTGCTCAACCACCCGGAGGCGTGGCTGCCGGAGCGCTTCGCGTTGATGGGGTCTTCCTATGGCAGCCTCCTGTCCATCGCGTATGCGTTGGAGCACCCGGAGCGGGTGAAGGCGCTGGTGCTGGTGTCGCCGGTGGCCAGCGTGCGCAAGGTGCGGCGGCTGGCGTTGACGCTGTCCACGCTGGTGCGCGCGCCGCGGCCGCTGGCGTATGTGTTCGCGCCCACGGTGGCCCGCGTGCTGGGTGGCCGGTGGCTGCCGCCGGAGGGGCGCGCGGAGATCGTCCGCGAGGCCCGGCGCCTGTCGTCGCTGGAGCTGATGCGGCGGCTGCGCGACATCCTGGCCGCGGACTTCCTGCACCGGCTGCGGGAGCTGCGCGTGCCCACGCTCATCATCGAGGGGGGCCGCGACCTGCTGGTGCCGCCGGCGGCCGCTCGCGACGTGGCGGCGCACGTGCCGGGCGCCCGGCTGGAGTTCCTGGAGACGGCCAGTCACCTGCCGTACATGAGCCACCCGGAAGCGTTCAATGCGCGCGTGTCCGACTTCCTCTCGCGGCACCCGGATTGA
- a CDS encoding lysophospholipid acyltransferase family protein, producing the protein MGAEHLPRNGPLLLVGNHGVWGYETPAFFHLVHQATGRYPLGLAERGFFKIPLVRTVLPWLGGVEGTRENALRSLQEGQLVVCYPGGARETFKRSQGRYRLRWERALGFVRLAMQAGVPVVPFAGFGVDDTFFWPPDEDRWCVRLAAEDKYRMPLVMGLGPLPLPVQLTFAVGEPHEPPPSGASESRVAAFRDRVAASVRRLLLRACHA; encoded by the coding sequence ATGGGTGCTGAACACCTGCCCAGGAACGGGCCCCTGCTGCTCGTGGGCAATCACGGTGTCTGGGGATACGAGACGCCGGCCTTCTTCCACCTCGTGCACCAGGCCACGGGGCGCTATCCGCTGGGGCTCGCGGAGCGGGGCTTCTTCAAGATTCCCCTCGTGCGCACGGTGCTGCCGTGGCTGGGCGGCGTGGAGGGGACGCGGGAGAACGCGCTGCGCTCGCTCCAGGAGGGGCAGCTGGTCGTCTGTTATCCGGGCGGCGCGCGGGAGACCTTCAAACGCAGCCAGGGCCGCTACCGCCTGCGCTGGGAGCGCGCGCTGGGCTTCGTGCGGCTGGCCATGCAGGCCGGGGTGCCGGTGGTGCCCTTCGCCGGTTTCGGGGTGGATGACACGTTCTTCTGGCCCCCGGACGAGGACCGCTGGTGTGTGCGCCTGGCCGCGGAGGACAAATACCGCATGCCCCTGGTGATGGGATTGGGCCCCCTTCCGCTGCCCGTCCAGCTCACCTTCGCCGTGGGTGAACCCCATGAACCGCCGCCGTCGGGTGCGTCGGAGTCTCGCGTGGCGGCCTTCCGCGACCGCGTGGCCGCCAGCGTCCGGCGCCTGCTCCTGAGGGCCTGCCATGCTTGA
- a CDS encoding hemerythrin domain-containing protein — MAAPFDILLQQHRELEELLERLASDTDAEDLAHGQEALSRLLRLHSRLEERCVQPLVTRVEGRTRAREEAEDHLTLRELMEELQELTPRGVEWQARLFTLEDLVVAHVQAMEQGVLPRLSASLDSEELEELGHDLALTYEELLERSQHPPASGRGALLEPLHWDA, encoded by the coding sequence ATGGCCGCCCCATTCGACATCCTCCTGCAGCAACACCGCGAACTGGAGGAGCTGCTGGAGCGGCTGGCTTCGGACACGGACGCGGAGGACCTGGCGCACGGCCAGGAGGCCCTCTCCCGCCTGTTGCGCCTGCACTCCCGGCTGGAGGAGCGCTGCGTCCAGCCGCTGGTGACGCGCGTGGAGGGCCGCACCCGCGCCCGCGAAGAGGCGGAAGACCACCTCACCCTGCGCGAGCTGATGGAGGAATTGCAGGAGCTGACGCCTCGCGGGGTCGAGTGGCAGGCGCGTCTGTTCACTTTGGAAGACCTGGTCGTGGCGCATGTGCAGGCCATGGAACAAGGCGTGCTCCCACGCCTGTCCGCGTCCCTGGACTCAGAGGAATTGGAGGAACTGGGACACGACCTCGCACTGACGTACGAGGAACTGCTGGAGCGCTCGCAGCACCCCCCTGCCTCCGGTCGCGGAGCGTTGTTGGAACCCCTGCATTGGGATGCGTGA
- a CDS encoding cell wall protein gives MSVDKAFREMIRNEIEVQLKPLRDVVSRLESGTADLDALRSVAERLAPLAQVVGPLFGANAPAAGKAGRRPVGRPAGRAAVSAPVAAVGGKRRGRKPAAAEGGARECAIKGCGKPSRTKGYCAAHYQKLRMLEKTNRRPNEWSDYANPNSVEDIKLPRGRAASKALAEAAQKNA, from the coding sequence ATGTCAGTTGACAAGGCGTTCCGCGAGATGATTCGCAACGAGATTGAAGTGCAGCTCAAGCCCCTGCGTGACGTGGTGTCTCGTCTGGAGTCTGGGACGGCGGACCTGGACGCGCTGCGCAGCGTGGCCGAGCGTCTGGCGCCCCTGGCCCAGGTGGTGGGCCCCCTCTTCGGTGCGAACGCGCCCGCGGCGGGCAAGGCCGGTCGTCGTCCCGTGGGTCGTCCGGCGGGCCGGGCCGCGGTGAGCGCGCCGGTGGCGGCGGTGGGTGGCAAGCGCCGGGGCCGCAAGCCGGCGGCGGCGGAGGGCGGCGCCCGCGAGTGCGCCATCAAGGGCTGCGGCAAGCCCAGCCGCACCAAGGGCTACTGCGCCGCGCACTACCAGAAGCTGCGCATGCTGGAGAAGACCAACCGCCGTCCCAACGAGTGGTCCGACTACGCCAACCCCAACAGCGTGGAGGACATCAAGCTGCCCCGTGGCCGCGCCGCCTCCAAGGCGCTCGCGGAAGCCGCTCAGAAGAACGCTTAA
- a CDS encoding tryptophan 2,3-dioxygenase, whose product MSKRDLEPGIVTDLAGRTTYGDYLQLDRLLSAQVPRSQPPHHDELLFIVQHQTSELWMKLLIHELSACIRYIQADRLEPSFKIFARVAHIQRMLFEQWSVLETLTPNEYLEFRDTLGHASGFQSFQYRAVEFLLGNKDDNALGPFKHVPGVHAELERLLESPGIYDEFLRHLSRMGHDIPRSHVERDWRQPYEKSAQVMEVFRRIYSDTEKHWDAYEMCEKLVDTEERFQLWRYRHMMTVMRIIGFKQGTGGSSGVGFLRKALDLRFFPELWDVRTSLAPPAKPRGT is encoded by the coding sequence ATGAGCAAACGCGACCTGGAGCCTGGAATCGTCACGGACCTCGCGGGCCGGACGACGTATGGTGATTACCTGCAGCTGGACCGACTCCTGTCCGCGCAGGTGCCCCGCTCCCAGCCTCCCCATCACGACGAGCTGCTGTTCATCGTCCAGCACCAGACGAGCGAGCTGTGGATGAAGCTGCTCATCCATGAGCTGTCCGCCTGCATCCGCTACATCCAGGCGGACCGGCTGGAGCCGTCCTTCAAGATCTTCGCGCGCGTCGCGCACATCCAGCGGATGCTCTTCGAACAGTGGAGCGTGCTGGAAACGCTGACGCCCAACGAGTACCTGGAGTTCCGCGACACGCTGGGCCACGCGTCCGGCTTCCAGAGCTTCCAGTACCGCGCGGTGGAGTTCCTCTTGGGCAACAAGGACGACAACGCGCTGGGGCCCTTCAAGCACGTGCCGGGCGTGCACGCGGAATTGGAGCGGCTGCTGGAGTCGCCGGGCATCTACGACGAGTTCCTGCGCCACCTGTCGCGCATGGGCCACGACATTCCCAGAAGCCACGTGGAGCGCGACTGGCGTCAGCCGTATGAGAAGAGCGCCCAGGTGATGGAGGTGTTCCGGCGCATCTACTCGGACACGGAGAAGCACTGGGACGCGTATGAGATGTGCGAGAAGCTGGTGGACACGGAGGAGCGGTTCCAGCTCTGGCGCTACCGGCACATGATGACGGTGATGCGCATCATCGGCTTCAAGCAGGGCACGGGCGGCTCGTCGGGCGTGGGCTTCCTGCGCAAGGCGCTGGACCTGCGCTTCTTCCCGGAGCTGTGGGACGTGCGCACGTCGCTGGCGCCGCCCGCGAAGCCCCGGGGCACCTGA
- a CDS encoding Uma2 family endonuclease: MTRKPATYADLEALPPNQVGEIVNGELHASPRPASPHAFAAMQLSTDLNNPFGRGRGGPGGWHFLFEPELHLGKDVLVPDIAGWRQERMAKMPDVVGFTMAPDWLCEVLSPSTSRLDRVRKLPIYAREGVKHVWLVDPLQRTLEVFRLEGGHYLLLGTHEDAETVHAEPFEALALELRVLWVDIAE, translated from the coding sequence ATGACCCGAAAGCCCGCCACCTACGCCGACCTGGAAGCGCTCCCTCCGAATCAGGTGGGGGAGATCGTCAACGGGGAGCTGCACGCGAGCCCCCGGCCGGCGTCGCCGCATGCCTTCGCGGCGATGCAGCTCTCCACCGACCTGAACAATCCCTTCGGCAGGGGCCGTGGGGGGCCTGGCGGGTGGCATTTCCTGTTCGAGCCGGAGCTGCACCTGGGCAAGGACGTCCTGGTTCCCGACATCGCGGGTTGGCGCCAGGAACGGATGGCCAAGATGCCCGACGTCGTGGGATTCACGATGGCGCCGGACTGGCTGTGCGAGGTGCTGTCCCCGTCCACGTCCCGTTTGGATCGGGTCCGGAAGTTGCCCATCTACGCGCGCGAGGGCGTGAAGCACGTCTGGTTGGTGGACCCTTTGCAACGCACGTTGGAGGTCTTCCGGCTGGAAGGCGGCCACTACCTGCTGCTGGGGACCCACGAGGACGCGGAGACCGTCCACGCGGAGCCATTCGAGGCCCTGGCGCTGGAACTTCGCGTCTTGTGGGTAGACATCGCGGAGTAG
- a CDS encoding response regulator — MSASNPLFGDLLLKLGVVTPGQVQEALALQALTGQRVGEALISLGYVSREQIQDALGEALGLNHEKGPAQPPLGELLVGLKYVTLAQLDEALARQRRDGRRLGEILVELGHCTYKQIYEALGVQNRIVGRQDLPRPATEGRRRVVVVDDSPLACAFVQEGLVALGYEVLCFQDPYEALEGMGRLQPAIVLSDLEMPGLDGVELCRRLKEGPRSAIPVIMLTANDREAERVRGLRAGADDYVNKSASMDELAARIESVVRRTGETERMRKLFARYTSDAVVEEILKSADAAVLAGEKREVTVLFADIRNFTGLAESLPPEQVVAVLNQVLGRLSDAVLTCGGTLDKFLGDGLMAVFGAPVGRPDDALRGLQCAKMMMEAVAELRAMAEAEWVAHGREGRPLVLELGVGLNSGVVVSGNIGSALRAEYTCIGDAVNVAARLCALAGPGEILVGERTRELVDANETAFEDLPPVRLKGKQQPVPLYRAL, encoded by the coding sequence GTGAGCGCATCCAATCCCCTCTTCGGTGACCTGTTGCTCAAGCTGGGTGTCGTCACGCCGGGGCAGGTGCAGGAGGCGCTCGCGCTGCAGGCGCTCACCGGCCAGCGCGTGGGTGAAGCGCTCATCTCCCTGGGCTACGTGTCGCGCGAGCAGATCCAGGACGCGCTGGGCGAGGCCCTGGGCCTGAACCACGAGAAGGGCCCCGCGCAGCCGCCGCTGGGCGAGCTGCTGGTGGGGCTCAAGTACGTGACGCTCGCGCAGCTGGACGAAGCCCTGGCGCGGCAGCGGCGCGACGGGCGGCGGCTGGGGGAGATCCTGGTCGAGCTGGGCCACTGCACGTACAAGCAGATCTACGAAGCGCTGGGCGTGCAGAACCGCATCGTCGGCCGGCAGGACCTGCCGCGTCCCGCGACGGAGGGGCGCCGCCGCGTGGTGGTGGTGGACGACAGCCCGCTGGCGTGCGCGTTCGTGCAGGAGGGGCTGGTGGCGCTGGGCTACGAGGTCCTCTGCTTCCAGGACCCGTACGAGGCGCTGGAGGGCATGGGGCGGCTGCAGCCGGCCATCGTGCTGAGCGACCTGGAGATGCCGGGGCTGGACGGCGTGGAGCTGTGCCGGCGGCTGAAGGAGGGCCCTCGCAGCGCCATCCCCGTCATCATGCTCACCGCCAACGACCGCGAGGCGGAGCGCGTGCGCGGCCTGCGCGCGGGCGCGGACGACTACGTGAACAAGTCCGCGTCCATGGATGAACTGGCGGCGCGCATCGAGAGCGTGGTGCGCCGCACGGGCGAGACGGAGCGCATGCGCAAGCTGTTCGCGCGCTACACGTCCGACGCGGTGGTGGAGGAAATCCTCAAGAGCGCGGACGCGGCGGTGCTCGCCGGTGAGAAGCGCGAGGTGACGGTGCTGTTCGCGGACATCCGCAACTTCACCGGCCTGGCGGAGAGCCTTCCCCCCGAGCAGGTGGTGGCGGTGCTCAACCAGGTGCTGGGCCGGCTGTCGGACGCGGTGCTCACCTGCGGCGGCACGCTGGACAAGTTCCTGGGCGACGGGCTGATGGCCGTCTTCGGCGCGCCGGTGGGCCGCCCGGACGACGCGCTCCGCGGCCTGCAGTGCGCGAAGATGATGATGGAGGCCGTGGCGGAGCTGCGCGCCATGGCGGAGGCCGAGTGGGTGGCCCACGGCCGCGAGGGCCGGCCCCTGGTGCTGGAGCTGGGCGTGGGGTTGAACTCGGGCGTGGTGGTGTCCGGCAACATCGGCAGCGCGCTCCGGGCCGAGTACACCTGCATCGGCGACGCGGTGAACGTGGCCGCCCGCCTGTGCGCGCTGGCCGGACCGGGGGAAATCCTGGTGGGCGAGCGCACGCGCGAGCTGGTGGACGCGAACGAGACCGCCTTCGAGGACCTGCCGCCGGTGCGCTTGAAGGGCAAGCAGCAGCCGGTGCCGCTTTACCGCGCCCTCTGA
- a CDS encoding type II secretion system protein GspG, with protein MAATSPSPAASDRSRRSPLPWVAVVFALALVVALVLTAFRRRDPEQAQRIHADFALILGALERYQADHGGQLPEEGNLDDMLVPRYLGAVPRDPWGRPYQYASSAQGVFLSTFGRENQRGGTDENQDHTNHDGHQQLLR; from the coding sequence ATGGCCGCCACCTCCCCTTCGCCCGCCGCCTCCGACAGGTCCCGCCGCTCGCCGCTGCCCTGGGTGGCCGTGGTGTTCGCGCTGGCGCTCGTCGTGGCCCTGGTGCTCACCGCCTTCCGCCGCCGCGACCCCGAGCAGGCGCAGCGAATCCACGCGGACTTCGCCCTCATCCTGGGCGCGCTGGAGCGCTACCAGGCGGACCACGGCGGGCAGCTGCCGGAGGAGGGGAACCTGGACGACATGCTCGTGCCCAGGTACCTCGGCGCCGTGCCCCGGGACCCCTGGGGCCGGCCGTACCAGTACGCCAGCAGCGCGCAGGGCGTGTTCCTGTCCACCTTCGGCCGGGAGAACCAGCGCGGCGGCACGGACGAGAACCAGGACCACACCAACCACGACGGGCACCAGCAGCTGCTGCGCTAG
- a CDS encoding universal stress protein, with amino-acid sequence MAIICATNLSADAAHAATVAATLASRLGEPLLLLGVDDEVPDAEAPDVLSAAEGGLAAEAARLRGLTATVEPRMQRGASVETLLGDEECRSARMVVVSAGGWRTTPWRKTSLAERLARHGCAPVLAVRRDTALLDWARGRRRLLVMVGVDPRSSTSDAAITFVRELRRVGGCDVLATYVCSPQEERARLGIHTPVHVERLDARERTMEGLDPLVERVLMREVRERLGDVEGEGRVEVVLEPGYGRPADHLLHVAHARSAELTVVGMHLRSGVQRLWHGSVSEGVLRHAERSVACIPPGAREPRRLPPPRSALVPVDFTVASVQAIAQACSLVGPGGRVHLLHVHRLRGRERGPRDFLGVLPEPEGERDVVLQRLWAQVPRDAVARAVHWSVEGVSGDDVAVAICQATEREGVDLVCVGTSSRREVVPDVLEEAVAKELVLRCRKPVMVVPSA; translated from the coding sequence ATGGCCATCATCTGCGCAACCAACCTGTCCGCCGACGCCGCGCACGCGGCCACCGTCGCGGCGACCCTGGCCAGCCGGCTGGGAGAGCCCTTGCTGCTCCTGGGCGTGGACGACGAGGTCCCCGACGCGGAGGCCCCGGACGTCCTGTCCGCGGCGGAGGGCGGGCTGGCCGCGGAGGCCGCGCGCCTGAGGGGGCTCACGGCCACGGTGGAGCCGCGCATGCAGCGGGGCGCCTCCGTGGAGACGCTGCTGGGCGACGAGGAGTGCAGGAGCGCCCGGATGGTGGTGGTGTCCGCCGGGGGCTGGCGCACCACCCCCTGGCGCAAGACGTCCCTGGCGGAGCGCCTGGCCCGCCACGGCTGCGCCCCGGTGCTGGCGGTGCGCCGGGACACGGCGCTCCTGGACTGGGCCCGGGGCCGGCGCCGGCTGCTGGTGATGGTGGGGGTGGACCCGCGCTCCTCCACCTCCGACGCGGCCATCACCTTCGTGCGGGAGCTGCGGCGCGTGGGCGGGTGCGACGTGCTGGCCACGTACGTGTGCTCGCCGCAGGAGGAGCGCGCGCGGCTGGGCATCCACACCCCCGTGCACGTGGAGCGGCTGGACGCGCGCGAGCGCACCATGGAGGGGTTGGATCCGCTGGTGGAGCGCGTGCTGATGCGCGAGGTGCGTGAGCGCCTGGGCGACGTGGAGGGCGAGGGCCGCGTGGAGGTGGTGCTGGAGCCCGGCTATGGCCGCCCGGCGGACCACCTGCTGCACGTGGCCCACGCGAGGAGCGCGGAGCTGACGGTGGTGGGGATGCACCTGCGCAGCGGCGTGCAGCGGCTGTGGCACGGCTCCGTGTCGGAAGGGGTGCTGCGCCACGCGGAGCGCTCCGTGGCGTGCATCCCCCCCGGCGCGCGCGAGCCGCGCCGCCTCCCGCCGCCCCGAAGCGCGCTGGTGCCGGTGGACTTCACCGTCGCGTCCGTCCAGGCCATCGCGCAGGCGTGCTCGCTGGTGGGCCCGGGCGGCCGCGTGCACCTCTTGCACGTGCACCGGCTCCGGGGCCGCGAGCGGGGCCCCCGGGACTTCCTCGGCGTGCTCCCGGAGCCCGAGGGCGAGCGGGACGTGGTGCTCCAGCGGCTCTGGGCGCAGGTGCCCCGGGACGCCGTCGCGCGGGCGGTGCACTGGAGCGTGGAGGGCGTCAGCGGGGACGACGTGGCCGTCGCCATCTGCCAGGCCACGGAGCGCGAGGGCGTGGACCTGGTCTGCGTGGGCACCTCCTCGCGCCGAGAGGTCGTCCCGGACGTGCTGGAGGAGGCGGTGGCGAAGGAGCTGGTGCTGCGCTGCCGCAAGCCCGTGATGGTGGTGCCTTCCGCCTGA
- a CDS encoding sigma 54-interacting transcriptional regulator produces MALRGYREEDLVSNRASLLIHGGTEDERRAWAEEAARNFGVPLTEVRQAPELAGALRQPNGVVFIADVAKLPLDAQGLILRCLQMQEERPKVVVGVSGTAMAALTRGTLREDLHYRLNQAQVDLQTDGLRDALKRRWAQQAEALAARAAALKAAEEKERAAAAARRPGSVTRILPKRKAPAAAARKGAPRNAVR; encoded by the coding sequence GTGGCTCTTCGCGGTTATCGAGAAGAGGACCTCGTCTCCAACCGTGCATCGCTGCTCATCCACGGAGGTACGGAGGACGAGCGCAGGGCCTGGGCGGAGGAAGCCGCGCGCAACTTCGGCGTCCCGCTCACGGAGGTGCGCCAGGCGCCGGAGCTGGCCGGAGCGCTGCGGCAGCCCAACGGCGTGGTGTTCATCGCGGACGTGGCGAAGCTGCCGCTCGACGCCCAGGGCCTCATCCTGCGCTGCCTCCAGATGCAGGAGGAGCGGCCCAAGGTGGTGGTGGGCGTCTCCGGCACCGCGATGGCCGCCCTCACCCGGGGCACGCTGCGCGAGGACCTCCACTACCGGCTGAACCAGGCCCAGGTGGACCTGCAGACGGACGGCCTGCGGGATGCGCTCAAGCGCCGCTGGGCGCAGCAGGCCGAAGCGCTGGCCGCGCGCGCCGCCGCCCTGAAGGCCGCCGAGGAGAAGGAGCGCGCCGCCGCCGCCGCCCGCCGCCCCGGCTCCGTCACCCGCATCCTCCCCAAGCGCAAGGCCCCGGCCGCCGCCGCCCGCAAGGGCGCGCCCCGCAACGCGGTCCGCTGA